A genomic region of Colletes latitarsis isolate SP2378_abdomen chromosome 7, iyColLati1, whole genome shotgun sequence contains the following coding sequences:
- the LOC143343323 gene encoding uncharacterized protein LOC143343323, producing MIITISVPSNSTSQLSLQQHRKATENSNGLNGMEKESDKNMDKHAVPCMCEPFIPQRGTLKAFSMECRKRPSGQHRSSARMSGGRHLCLRKWNFEFYCQTIDA from the exons ATGATAATCACGATTTCTGTCCCATCAAACTCGACGTCGCAGTTATCGTTGCAGCAACACCGAAAAGCGACGGAAAATAGCAACGGCTTAAATGGCATGGAAAAGGAATCCGACAAGAACATGGATAAACACGCCGTTCCGTGCATGTGCGAGCCTTTTATCCCCCAACGAGGGACGTTAAAGGCATTCTCGATGGAGTGCAGAAAACGCCCTTCAG GTCAGCATCGAAGCTCGGCCAGAATGAGTGGTGGCAGGCACCTTTGCCTACGTAAATGGAACTTCGAATTTTACTGTCAAACGATAGACGCCTAA